A region from the Azospirillum thermophilum genome encodes:
- the maiA gene encoding maleylacetoacetate isomerase translates to MKLYGYFRSSAAYRVRVALNLKGLKPEQAFIHLRRGEQKAAPYADLNPEHLVPALEVGGRLLTQSMAIIEYLDETHPAPPLLPADPLDRARVRALALAVACDIHPLNNLRVLQHLKSALGHSQEEVDGWYRHWIAVGLTALEAQLAGDARTGRFCHGDEPGLADVFLVPQMANARRLDCPLEAYPTLTRIEAACQALPAFAEAAPARQPDAEA, encoded by the coding sequence TTGAAGCTCTACGGCTATTTCCGCTCCTCCGCCGCCTATCGGGTGCGCGTCGCGCTGAACCTGAAGGGACTGAAGCCGGAGCAGGCCTTCATCCACCTGCGCAGGGGCGAGCAGAAGGCCGCGCCCTACGCCGACCTGAACCCGGAGCATCTGGTCCCCGCCCTGGAGGTCGGCGGCCGGCTGCTGACCCAGTCGATGGCGATCATCGAGTATCTCGACGAGACGCACCCCGCCCCGCCGCTTCTGCCGGCCGACCCGCTGGACCGCGCGCGGGTACGGGCCCTCGCCCTGGCGGTCGCCTGCGACATCCACCCGCTGAACAACCTGCGCGTCCTGCAGCATCTGAAATCCGCCCTGGGCCACAGCCAGGAGGAGGTCGACGGCTGGTACCGCCACTGGATCGCGGTCGGGCTGACCGCGCTGGAGGCGCAGCTTGCCGGCGACGCGCGCACCGGGCGGTTCTGCCACGGCGACGAGCCGGGGCTGGCCGACGTCTTCCTGGTGCCGCAGATGGCCAACGCCCGGCGGCTGGACTGCCCGCTGGAGGCCTACCCCACGCTGACGCGCATCGAGGCGGCCTGCCAGGCCCTGCCCGCCTTCGCCGAGGCGGCCCCTGCCCGCCAGCCCGACGCGGAGGCGTAG
- a CDS encoding MBL fold metallo-hydrolase: protein MSKAFASTGDLNAKTVSFTELAPGAYAYTAEGDPNTGVIVGDDGVMVIDAQATPRMAEDVIAKVRTVTDKPVKYVLLTHYHAVRVLGASGYGADHIIASRDTYDLIVERGQQDYESELGRFPRLFQAAETIPGLTWPTIVFDNRMTLFMGGKRVEIMQLGRGHTKGDTVVWLPDDKVLFSGDLVEYGATPYTGDAYLEDWPHTLDRLAELQPRALVPGRGDALTTPELCREAIRGTRDFLTSMYGSVKQAREQGADLRNAFARTREVLQPRFGQWVIFEHCLPFDVSRAYDEAGGIRDPRIWTAERDREMWEALQG, encoded by the coding sequence ATGTCCAAAGCCTTCGCCTCCACCGGCGACCTCAACGCCAAGACCGTGAGCTTCACGGAGCTGGCCCCCGGCGCCTACGCCTACACCGCCGAGGGCGATCCCAACACCGGCGTCATCGTCGGGGACGACGGCGTCATGGTGATCGACGCCCAGGCGACCCCGCGGATGGCCGAGGATGTGATCGCCAAGGTCCGCACCGTCACCGACAAGCCGGTGAAGTACGTGCTGCTGACGCACTACCACGCCGTGCGGGTGCTGGGCGCCTCGGGCTATGGGGCCGACCACATCATCGCCAGCCGCGACACCTACGACCTGATCGTCGAGCGCGGCCAGCAGGACTACGAGTCGGAGCTCGGCCGCTTCCCGCGCCTGTTCCAGGCGGCGGAGACCATCCCCGGCCTGACCTGGCCGACCATCGTGTTCGACAACCGCATGACGCTGTTCATGGGCGGCAAGCGGGTGGAGATCATGCAGCTCGGCCGCGGCCACACCAAGGGCGACACGGTGGTCTGGCTGCCGGACGACAAGGTGCTGTTCTCCGGCGACCTCGTGGAGTATGGCGCCACCCCCTACACCGGCGACGCCTATCTGGAGGACTGGCCCCACACGCTCGACCGGCTGGCGGAGCTGCAGCCGCGCGCGCTGGTGCCCGGCCGCGGCGACGCGCTGACCACGCCGGAGCTGTGCCGGGAGGCGATCCGCGGCACGCGCGACTTCCTCACCAGCATGTACGGCTCGGTCAAGCAGGCGCGCGAGCAGGGGGCGGACCTGCGCAACGCCTTCGCCCGCACCCGCGAGGTCCTGCAGCCGCGCTTCGGCCAGTGGGTGATCTTCGAGCACTGCCTGCCCTTCGACGTCTCGCGCGCCTATGACGAGGCGGGCGGCATCCGCGACCCGCGCATCTGGACCGCCGAGCGCGATCGCGAGATGTGGGAGGCCCTGCAGGGCTGA
- a CDS encoding ABC transporter ATP-binding protein, whose protein sequence is MLLEIDGLNSHYGRIHALKSASLTVREGELVALVGANGAGKTTLLRTLSGVHPATSGTIKFDGQDITRLKAHRRVAEGIVQVPEGRQLFGPQTVEDNLRLGAYRRGGRPEEDLERLYALFPVLKVKRDQPAGTLSGGQQQIVALGRALMAKPRVLLLDEPSMGLAPLLVAEIFDAVQRLKREGTTILLVEQNAHAALAIADRGYVIETGEIVLHDTGAALLDNERVRQAYLGL, encoded by the coding sequence ATGCTTCTGGAAATCGACGGGCTGAACAGCCATTACGGCCGCATCCACGCGCTGAAGTCGGCCAGCCTGACCGTGCGCGAAGGCGAGCTGGTCGCCCTGGTCGGCGCCAACGGCGCCGGCAAGACCACGCTGCTGCGCACGCTGTCCGGCGTCCACCCCGCCACCAGCGGGACCATCAAGTTCGACGGGCAGGACATCACCCGGCTGAAGGCCCACCGCCGCGTCGCCGAGGGCATCGTCCAGGTGCCGGAGGGCCGGCAGCTCTTCGGTCCGCAGACGGTCGAGGACAATCTGCGGCTCGGCGCCTACCGCCGCGGCGGCAGGCCGGAGGAGGATCTGGAGCGGCTCTACGCCCTGTTCCCGGTCCTGAAGGTGAAGCGCGACCAGCCGGCCGGCACCCTGTCGGGCGGGCAGCAGCAGATCGTCGCGCTGGGCCGCGCCCTGATGGCGAAGCCCCGCGTCCTGCTGCTGGACGAGCCGAGCATGGGCCTCGCCCCGCTGCTGGTCGCCGAAATCTTCGACGCCGTCCAGCGTTTGAAGCGGGAGGGCACCACCATCCTGCTGGTCGAGCAGAACGCCCATGCGGCGCTCGCCATCGCCGACCGCGGCTACGTCATCGAGACCGGCGAGATCGTGCTGCACGACACGGGCGCCGCCCTGCTCGACAACGAGCGGGTCCGCCAGGCCTATCTGGGACTCTAG
- a CDS encoding ABC transporter ATP-binding protein, protein MNMIANQDIPLEAAPAARRSGPPLLRVENLSREFGGLLAIGDLSFTVAAGDIHSIIGPNGAGKTTLFNLITGVYKPSGGRVLFDGAEVSGQAPYRLAARGMSRTFQNLQIFFNMTALENVMVGRHLHLNTRLLPALFRFPSLVRKDAEARERAAALMEQVGLGKYVAADAAAMPYGALKRLEIARALAAEPKMLLLDEPAAGLNATESREIDEVIKTVAATGITVILVEHDMKMVMGISDRITALNHGRKLAEGTPAEVAANPDVIAAYLGAAP, encoded by the coding sequence ATGAACATGATCGCGAACCAGGACATCCCGCTGGAGGCGGCGCCCGCCGCCCGGCGCAGCGGCCCGCCCCTGCTGCGGGTCGAGAATCTCAGCCGGGAGTTCGGCGGGCTGCTCGCCATCGGCGACCTCAGCTTCACCGTGGCGGCCGGCGACATCCACTCCATCATCGGGCCGAACGGCGCCGGCAAGACGACGCTCTTCAACCTGATCACCGGCGTCTACAAGCCGTCGGGCGGGCGGGTGCTGTTCGACGGGGCCGAGGTGTCGGGCCAGGCGCCCTACCGGCTCGCGGCGCGCGGCATGTCGCGCACCTTCCAGAACCTGCAGATCTTCTTCAACATGACGGCGCTGGAGAACGTCATGGTGGGGCGGCACCTGCACCTGAACACCCGGCTGCTGCCGGCGCTGTTCCGCTTCCCCTCGCTGGTCCGCAAGGACGCCGAGGCGCGCGAGCGGGCCGCCGCGCTGATGGAGCAGGTGGGGCTCGGCAAATACGTCGCGGCCGACGCCGCCGCCATGCCCTATGGCGCGCTGAAGCGGCTGGAGATCGCCCGCGCGCTGGCGGCGGAGCCGAAGATGCTGCTGCTGGACGAGCCGGCGGCCGGCCTGAACGCCACCGAGAGCCGCGAGATCGACGAGGTGATCAAGACGGTCGCCGCCACCGGCATCACCGTCATCCTGGTCGAGCACGACATGAAGATGGTCATGGGCATTTCCGACCGGATCACCGCCCTGAACCACGGACGCAAGCTGGCCGAGGGCACCCCGGCGGAGGTCGCGGCGAACCCCGACGTCATCGCCGCCTATCTCGGCGCGGCACCGTAA
- a CDS encoding branched-chain amino acid ABC transporter permease, whose product MNTLLNGRLTGLLALALIVAALPLVLTNNFYLDVAILAGFNAIVCVGLNLLIGYAGQISLGHAGFFGIGAYASGILVTSYGWPPLAALLAGAAASGLLGFAVAKPILRLKGHYLAMATLGIGIIVSIVLRTETGLTGGPDGMMVDSFRLFGVELYGEKVWYWVVGVLLVAVVWLSLNLIDSPVGRALRAVHGSEVAAEVVGVDTARFKVMVFVLSAVFASVAGSLFAHYTGLITPAKADFFKSIELVTMVVFGGMASTFGAVVGAVVLTVLPQALTVFQDYSQIVLGAILMATMVFMPKGLLPTLAALFAQRRQA is encoded by the coding sequence ATGAACACTCTGCTCAACGGACGGCTGACCGGGCTTCTCGCCCTCGCCCTGATCGTCGCGGCGCTGCCGCTGGTGCTGACCAACAACTTCTACCTGGACGTCGCGATCCTCGCCGGCTTCAACGCCATCGTCTGCGTCGGGCTGAACCTGCTGATCGGCTATGCCGGGCAGATCAGCCTGGGCCATGCCGGCTTCTTCGGGATCGGCGCCTATGCCTCGGGCATCCTGGTGACCAGCTACGGCTGGCCGCCGCTCGCCGCCCTGCTCGCCGGGGCCGCCGCCTCCGGCCTGCTGGGCTTCGCGGTGGCCAAGCCGATCCTGCGGCTGAAGGGCCATTATCTCGCCATGGCGACTCTCGGCATCGGCATCATCGTGTCGATCGTGCTGCGCACCGAGACCGGCCTGACCGGCGGCCCCGACGGCATGATGGTGGACAGCTTCAGGCTGTTCGGCGTCGAGCTCTACGGCGAGAAGGTCTGGTACTGGGTGGTCGGGGTGCTGCTGGTGGCGGTGGTCTGGCTGTCGCTGAACCTGATCGACAGCCCGGTCGGCCGCGCGCTGCGCGCCGTCCACGGGTCGGAGGTGGCGGCCGAGGTGGTCGGCGTCGACACCGCGCGCTTCAAGGTGATGGTCTTCGTCCTGTCGGCGGTCTTCGCCAGCGTGGCCGGCAGCCTGTTCGCCCACTACACCGGCCTGATCACCCCGGCCAAGGCGGACTTCTTCAAGTCGATCGAGCTGGTGACCATGGTGGTGTTCGGCGGCATGGCCTCGACCTTCGGGGCGGTGGTCGGCGCCGTGGTGCTGACCGTCCTGCCGCAGGCGCTGACCGTCTTCCAGGACTACTCGCAGATCGTGCTGGGCGCGATCCTGATGGCGACCATGGTGTTCATGCCGAAGGGCCTGCTGCCGACGCTGGCCGCACTCTTCGCGCAGCGGAGACAGGCATGA
- a CDS encoding branched-chain amino acid ABC transporter permease — MFADLLQYLLSGLTIGAIYALAGLGFSIIYNASHVINFAQGEFIMIGGMAAATLTATGVPLPLAILIGCGGAMVVGVLVAKFAVEQARDASTVTLIIITIGASIFLRGIAELVWGKDFKRLEAFSGETPIHILGASMQPQSLWVLGCAAVLIVAIGLFFNKTLAGKGMLATSHNRLAAQLVGIDVKKVVLASFALSAALGAVGGAVVAPITFSYSEMGIMLGLKGFTAAVLGGLGHGPGAVVGGIIVGVAEALGAGYISSAYKDAVAFVIILAVLLFMPSGLFGKRGTERV; from the coding sequence ATGTTCGCCGATCTGCTGCAATATCTGCTGTCCGGGCTGACCATCGGCGCGATCTACGCGCTGGCCGGCCTGGGATTCTCGATCATCTACAACGCCAGCCACGTCATCAACTTCGCCCAGGGCGAGTTCATCATGATCGGCGGCATGGCGGCCGCCACCCTGACCGCGACGGGCGTCCCGCTGCCGCTCGCCATCCTGATCGGCTGCGGCGGCGCCATGGTCGTGGGCGTGCTGGTCGCCAAGTTCGCGGTGGAGCAGGCGCGCGACGCCTCCACCGTCACGCTGATCATCATCACCATCGGCGCCTCGATCTTCCTGCGCGGCATCGCCGAGCTGGTGTGGGGCAAGGACTTCAAGCGGCTGGAGGCCTTCTCCGGCGAGACGCCGATCCACATCCTCGGCGCCTCGATGCAGCCGCAGTCGCTGTGGGTGCTGGGCTGCGCCGCCGTCCTGATCGTCGCCATCGGCCTGTTCTTCAACAAGACGCTGGCCGGCAAGGGCATGCTCGCCACCTCGCACAACCGCCTCGCCGCCCAGCTCGTCGGCATCGACGTCAAGAAGGTGGTGCTGGCCTCCTTCGCGCTGTCGGCGGCGCTGGGTGCGGTCGGCGGCGCGGTGGTGGCGCCGATCACCTTCTCCTACAGCGAGATGGGCATCATGCTGGGGCTGAAGGGCTTCACCGCCGCGGTGCTCGGCGGGCTCGGCCACGGGCCGGGGGCGGTGGTCGGCGGCATCATCGTCGGCGTCGCCGAGGCGCTGGGCGCCGGCTACATCTCGTCGGCCTACAAGGACGCGGTCGCCTTCGTGATCATCCTCGCCGTCCTCCTCTTCATGCCGAGCGGCCTGTTCGGCAAGCGCGGCACGGAACGGGTCTGA
- a CDS encoding ABC transporter substrate-binding protein: protein MRSRLLRSLSATMAATAALVVGVMAGTASAADPIKVGAIVSATGPASFLGDPEKRVLELYVDRVNQAGGVNGRPVQLTVYDDGGAADKAASFTKRLLESDKVDVIVGGTTTATTMAAVPLVERAETPFISLAGAVVIVEPVKKWVFKTPHTDRMAAEKVMEDMKKRGLTKLALISEDSGFGKSGREQTLAVAKERGIEVVADETYGAKDTDVTAQLTKIRNNAAAQAVLVFGLGQGPAVVTKNYRQLGISLPLYQSHGVASKEFIRLAGGAAETVRLPAAGLVVAAQLPDSDPQKKVVTEFTKVYEEAFSSEVSTFAGHAYDGLMIALDAVKRAGGTDKAKLRDAIEQTKGYVGTGGTVTMSPKDHMGLSLDAFHMVEVKQGDWSLVK from the coding sequence ATGCGCAGTCGCTTGCTCCGCAGCTTGTCCGCAACGATGGCCGCCACCGCGGCGCTGGTGGTCGGCGTCATGGCCGGCACGGCGTCCGCCGCCGATCCGATCAAGGTCGGCGCCATCGTCTCGGCGACCGGACCGGCCTCCTTCCTCGGCGATCCGGAAAAGCGCGTGCTGGAGCTGTATGTGGACCGCGTCAACCAGGCGGGCGGCGTGAACGGCCGGCCGGTCCAGCTCACCGTCTACGACGACGGCGGGGCGGCGGACAAGGCGGCCTCCTTCACCAAGCGACTGCTGGAGAGCGACAAGGTCGACGTGATCGTCGGCGGCACGACCACCGCCACCACCATGGCCGCCGTCCCGCTGGTCGAGCGGGCGGAAACCCCCTTCATCTCGCTCGCGGGCGCGGTGGTGATCGTGGAGCCGGTCAAGAAGTGGGTGTTCAAGACCCCGCACACCGACCGCATGGCCGCCGAGAAGGTCATGGAGGACATGAAGAAGCGCGGGCTGACCAAGCTGGCGCTGATCTCGGAGGATTCCGGCTTCGGCAAGTCGGGGCGCGAGCAGACGCTGGCAGTCGCCAAGGAGCGCGGGATCGAGGTCGTCGCCGACGAGACCTACGGCGCCAAGGACACCGACGTCACCGCCCAGCTCACCAAGATCCGCAACAACGCGGCGGCCCAGGCCGTGCTGGTCTTCGGCCTCGGCCAGGGGCCGGCGGTGGTGACCAAGAACTACCGCCAGCTCGGCATCAGCCTGCCGCTCTACCAGTCGCACGGCGTGGCGTCGAAGGAGTTCATCCGCCTGGCCGGCGGTGCCGCGGAGACTGTCCGCCTGCCGGCGGCCGGCCTGGTCGTCGCCGCCCAGCTTCCCGACAGCGACCCGCAGAAGAAGGTGGTGACCGAGTTCACCAAGGTCTACGAGGAGGCCTTCAGCAGCGAGGTCTCCACCTTCGCCGGCCATGCCTATGACGGGCTGATGATCGCGCTCGACGCGGTCAAGCGCGCCGGCGGCACCGACAAGGCGAAGCTGCGCGACGCCATCGAGCAGACCAAGGGCTATGTCGGCACCGGCGGCACCGTGACCATGTCGCCCAAGGACCACATGGGCCTGTCGCTCGACGCCTTCCACATGGTCGAGGTCAAGCAGGGCGACTGGTCGCTGGTGAAGTGA
- the paaX gene encoding phenylacetic acid degradation operon negative regulatory protein PaaX — translation MPRPRRTEDLAAPLLDAIAPRAKSLIITVYGDAVLPHGGSAWLGSLIDLMSHFGLSERIVRTSVFRLCKEDWLTNTQIGRRSFYRVTESGLERFAAAERRIYAPLVRAWDRGWHLLMVPPNALDAETREKLRRELVWQGFGAASPTVFAHPNGDEGAMHRLLAELGVADKVVHMKATHDRAGGFGALRELVRSFWDVDQLEHDYVAFLDHFRPVWQSLEGVESPDPRIAFLVRTLMIHDFRRILLRDPMLPPDLLPPDWPGQESRMLTRNLYRRLLGPSEAYLMSALTTANGPLPEAQPAFYARFGGLAEGEPGLALERAG, via the coding sequence ATGCCCCGTCCCCGCCGCACCGAAGATCTTGCCGCCCCGCTGCTCGACGCCATCGCGCCGCGGGCCAAGTCGCTGATCATCACCGTCTATGGCGACGCCGTGCTGCCGCACGGCGGCTCCGCCTGGCTCGGCAGCCTGATCGACCTGATGAGCCATTTCGGGTTGAGCGAGCGGATCGTCCGCACCTCCGTCTTCCGGCTGTGCAAGGAGGACTGGCTGACCAACACCCAGATCGGCCGGCGCAGCTTCTACCGGGTGACGGAGAGCGGGCTGGAGCGTTTCGCCGCGGCGGAGCGGCGCATCTACGCCCCGCTGGTCCGCGCCTGGGACCGCGGCTGGCACCTGCTGATGGTGCCGCCCAACGCGCTCGACGCCGAGACGCGGGAGAAGCTGCGGCGGGAGCTGGTCTGGCAGGGCTTCGGTGCCGCCTCCCCCACGGTCTTCGCCCATCCGAACGGGGACGAGGGGGCGATGCACCGGCTGCTGGCGGAGCTGGGGGTGGCCGACAAGGTGGTCCACATGAAGGCCACCCACGACCGGGCCGGCGGCTTCGGTGCCCTGCGCGAGCTGGTGCGCAGCTTCTGGGACGTGGATCAGCTCGAGCATGACTACGTCGCCTTCCTGGATCACTTCCGTCCGGTCTGGCAGTCGCTGGAGGGGGTGGAGAGCCCGGACCCGCGCATCGCCTTCCTGGTGCGGACGCTGATGATCCACGACTTCCGCCGCATCCTGCTGCGCGACCCGATGCTGCCGCCCGACCTGCTGCCGCCGGATTGGCCGGGGCAGGAATCGCGCATGCTGACGCGCAACCTCTACCGCCGGCTGCTCGGCCCCTCCGAGGCCTATCTGATGTCGGCGCTGACCACCGCCAACGGGCCGCTGCCGGAGGCGCAGCCCGCCTTCTACGCCCGCTTCGGCGGGCTGGCCGAGGGCGAACCCGGCCTGGCGCTCGAACGGGCCGGCTGA
- a CDS encoding diiron oxygenase, with protein sequence MSSSYTQIANTMEFPPETPQPNVYPLSWVSQTKKLEEVYAAAVRENWDPAKLPWDTFDPSRYSWEEREAIAYWWTILSVFDASAPPVFAHALIKTYEVHEEDPVRRCFFSVTRDEQNHEQMCGLAITKLLEATSPLTYEPKTDLGRRLKKNAHWLYYNGGRYWDGYKKAVPKYSLAVLFSSFLMGEIAAATIFHQMAAGCTEPVFKEAFRNIGRDEGRHMAICMSVMERDYPNLAMEDRSVITKQIRAGYLFLSAVLFEPPPEFWDLPSDFIATQREAEEVARKAGFHIPTYEAKKENWRNAMLNLKGVLDRYGIPFPAIPEVGITGEEVRDVDMEEIIPVF encoded by the coding sequence ATGTCCAGCAGCTACACCCAGATCGCCAACACCATGGAGTTCCCGCCGGAGACTCCGCAGCCGAACGTCTACCCGCTCTCCTGGGTCTCGCAGACCAAGAAGCTGGAGGAGGTCTACGCCGCCGCGGTGCGCGAGAACTGGGATCCGGCCAAGCTGCCCTGGGACACCTTCGATCCGTCGCGCTACAGCTGGGAGGAGCGGGAGGCCATCGCCTACTGGTGGACCATCCTGTCGGTGTTCGACGCCTCCGCTCCCCCGGTCTTCGCGCACGCCCTGATCAAGACCTACGAGGTGCATGAGGAGGATCCCGTCCGCCGCTGCTTCTTCTCGGTGACGCGCGACGAGCAGAACCACGAGCAGATGTGCGGCCTCGCCATCACCAAGCTGCTGGAGGCCACCAGCCCGCTGACCTACGAGCCGAAGACCGACCTCGGCCGCCGGCTGAAGAAGAACGCCCATTGGCTCTACTACAATGGCGGCCGCTACTGGGACGGCTACAAGAAGGCGGTTCCGAAATACTCGCTGGCTGTTCTGTTCAGCTCCTTCCTGATGGGCGAGATCGCGGCGGCGACCATCTTCCACCAGATGGCGGCGGGCTGCACCGAGCCGGTGTTCAAGGAGGCCTTCCGCAACATCGGCCGCGACGAGGGCCGGCACATGGCCATCTGCATGTCGGTGATGGAGCGCGACTATCCCAACCTGGCGATGGAGGACCGCTCGGTCATCACCAAGCAGATCCGCGCCGGCTACCTGTTCCTCTCCGCCGTGCTGTTCGAGCCGCCGCCGGAGTTCTGGGACCTGCCGTCCGACTTCATCGCCACCCAGCGCGAGGCGGAGGAGGTCGCGCGCAAGGCCGGCTTCCACATCCCGACCTACGAGGCGAAGAAGGAGAACTGGCGCAACGCCATGCTGAACCTCAAGGGTGTGCTCGACCGCTACGGCATCCCCTTCCCGGCGATCCCCGAGGTCGGCATCACCGGCGAGGAGGTGCGCGACGTCGACATGGAAGAGATCATTCCCGTCTTCTGA
- a CDS encoding 2Fe-2S iron-sulfur cluster-binding protein, which produces MSRIRLHPSGRTVECRDGETVLSALEQAGYALPNNCRAGACGECKVKVLGGQFDQGMVLDMALSQAERKDGYGLMCMAKPISEELVIEFGTADAQPKLFPPREDVPFVVTDRIQRTPRITELRLRPLGKPLRYWPGQYVMLGDAAAGVPPRCYSIANAPRPDGEIVLQVTRVDGGPTSSWIHDSLTFGSQVKLSGPYGTFIGDPSVESPVLCMAAGSGLAPILALTDAALRRGYRPPVTLLFSARTEADVYERGLLSFWQARYRNFRVQTTLTGEERPGFLHGRIPAVLPGLFPDLSAHSVFVAGSPAFVEDCVAAARALGAKDELIHSEGYVSQSIPQSPPAERLMAVG; this is translated from the coding sequence GTGAGCCGCATCCGTCTTCATCCCTCGGGCCGTACGGTCGAATGCCGCGACGGCGAAACCGTCCTCTCCGCGCTGGAGCAGGCGGGCTACGCCCTGCCCAACAACTGCCGGGCCGGCGCCTGCGGCGAATGCAAGGTCAAGGTGCTGGGCGGCCAGTTCGACCAGGGCATGGTGCTGGACATGGCGCTGTCCCAGGCCGAGCGGAAGGACGGCTACGGCCTGATGTGCATGGCCAAGCCGATCTCCGAGGAGCTGGTGATCGAGTTCGGCACCGCCGACGCCCAGCCCAAGCTGTTTCCCCCGCGCGAGGACGTGCCGTTCGTCGTCACCGACCGCATCCAGCGCACCCCGCGCATCACGGAGCTTCGCCTGCGTCCGCTCGGCAAGCCGCTGCGCTACTGGCCGGGCCAGTACGTCATGCTGGGCGACGCCGCGGCCGGCGTGCCGCCGCGCTGCTATTCCATCGCCAACGCCCCGCGCCCCGACGGCGAGATCGTGCTGCAGGTGACCAGGGTCGACGGCGGCCCGACCAGCAGCTGGATCCATGACAGCCTGACCTTCGGCAGTCAGGTGAAGCTGTCCGGCCCCTACGGCACCTTCATCGGCGACCCCTCGGTGGAGAGCCCGGTGCTGTGCATGGCCGCCGGTTCCGGCCTCGCCCCGATCCTGGCGCTGACCGACGCGGCGCTGCGCCGCGGCTACCGTCCGCCGGTGACGCTGCTCTTCTCCGCCCGCACCGAGGCGGACGTCTACGAGCGGGGTCTGCTCTCCTTCTGGCAGGCCCGGTACCGCAACTTCCGCGTCCAGACCACGCTGACCGGGGAGGAGCGTCCGGGCTTCCTGCACGGCCGCATCCCGGCGGTGCTGCCCGGCCTGTTCCCCGACCTGTCGGCCCACAGCGTCTTCGTCGCCGGCAGCCCGGCCTTCGTCGAGGACTGCGTCGCCGCCGCCCGCGCGCTCGGCGCGAAGGACGAGCTGATCCACAGCGAGGGCTACGTCTCCCAGTCCATCCCGCAATCGCCCCCGGCCGAGCGGCTGATGGCGGTCGGCTGA
- a CDS encoding type II toxin-antitoxin system HigB family toxin, which translates to MQIIARRTLKQFWDRHPQAEAPLQAWYAQVRSADWQSPADVKREFGTTVDFIGDNRVIFDIGGNKYRLIVHVAYRFKRVLVKFVGTHKDYDCIDPETV; encoded by the coding sequence ATGCAGATCATCGCCCGGCGGACGCTGAAGCAGTTCTGGGACCGCCACCCGCAGGCGGAAGCGCCGCTTCAGGCATGGTATGCGCAGGTCAGGAGCGCCGATTGGCAGTCGCCGGCCGACGTCAAGCGCGAGTTCGGCACCACGGTGGATTTCATCGGCGACAACCGCGTCATCTTCGACATCGGCGGGAACAAGTACCGCCTGATCGTTCATGTGGCGTATCGCTTCAAGCGTGTCCTGGTGAAGTTCGTCGGCACGCACAAGGACTATGACTGCATCGATCCGGAGACGGTGTGA
- a CDS encoding helix-turn-helix domain-containing protein — translation MDIRPLKTEADYDWALREIERYFEAEPEPGTPDADRFDLLALVIERYEDEHWPIEAPDAPAALRARMEQTGKRQKDLAELLGSKARASEVMNRYRHLTLEQAWRLHREWRIPAEALIRPYPLRRRPGPPAA, via the coding sequence ATGGATATCCGTCCGCTGAAGACCGAAGCCGACTACGACTGGGCCCTGCGCGAGATCGAACGGTATTTCGAGGCCGAGCCGGAACCGGGGACGCCCGACGCCGACCGGTTCGACCTGCTGGCCCTGGTGATCGAGCGTTACGAGGACGAGCACTGGCCCATCGAGGCGCCGGACGCTCCGGCGGCACTGCGGGCGCGGATGGAGCAGACCGGAAAGCGCCAGAAGGATCTGGCGGAGCTTCTCGGCTCGAAGGCCCGCGCGTCGGAGGTGATGAACCGGTACCGCCACCTTACGCTGGAACAGGCGTGGCGGCTGCATCGGGAATGGCGGATCCCGGCCGAAGCCCTGATCCGCCCCTACCCGTTGCGCCGGCGGCCCGGTCCGCCCGCCGCCTGA